The following nucleotide sequence is from Nevskiales bacterium.
CCTGGCGCCGGACTACGCACTGGTACACACGTCCCTCGTGCGCCCTTTCATCGACGCGCTGGCCAAGCACATGACCGTCATGTACAACCACGACGGCAAGGGCTTCCAGAAGTCGGCGTACCTGCCGCGCATCGTCAACGGCCGGCATTTCGAGCGCATCAAGGGCCTGCTGGACGATGCCATCGCCAAAGGGGCGAAAGTGGAGTTCGGCGGCGAGACGGATGCCGCCGACCTGTTCATCGGGCCGACCCTCCTGTCGAACGTCAACAACTCGATGCGCATCATGCAGGAGGAGATCTTCGGGCCGATCCTCTGCATCGTGCCGTTCGAGGACCGCGAGGCCGCAGTGCGCGAGATCCGCAGCCGGCCGAAGCCGCTGGGCTGCTACGTGTTCGCGAAGGACCGTGCGGCCATCGACTGGTGGCTGGCGTACACCACCTCCGGCAGCGTGGTCGTCAATCACAACGTGATCCAGTCCGGCACCAACCCGAACCTGCCGTTCGGCGGTGTCAACGCCAGCGGCATCGGCCGCCTGTGCGGCCGCGCCACCTTCCTGGAATGCTCCAACGCGCGCGCGGTGGTCGAGGACGGCAAGGGCCTGGGCGACCCGAACATGATGTTCCCGCCGTACTCCGACAAGTACCGGCAGGCCATCGAGTGGATGCTGAACAAGGGCATGAACCTGCCCGACGGCGTGATCAATTTCCTCAACGCGCTGCTGCGCATCGGCAAGCGCTGAAGCGCCGAACTCCGGCCTTAGGGAACCCCTGATTTATTCCGTCACCCCGGCGAAGGCCGGGGTCCAGCGCCTCTAAAGTCGCTGGATTCCGGCTTTCGCCGGAATGATGAGCGGAATCGATCAGGGCTTGCTTGGCTTCAGACGCGCGGCACCACCGCCAGCGTGCAGCGCGACACGCATACCGGCTTGCCATCCTCGTCCGCGATGCGGATGTCCCATACCTGGGTCCGGCGCCCGATGTGAATCGGCGTGGCCACGGCAGTCACCACGCCGTCGCGCTTGGTGCGCAGGTGGTTGGCGTTGATCTCCAGGCCCACCACCATTTCCTTCGCCTGGTCCACATTCAGCCAGCCGGCCATCGAGGCCACCGTTTCGGCCAGCGCCACCGATGCGCCGCCATGCAGGATGCCGAAGGGCTGGTGAACCGGCGGCGCCACCGGCATGGTGGCGACCACGCGCCGTGGGTCGCGCTCGACGATTTCGATGCCCAAGGTTTCAACCAGGGTCGAGACCAGCGTCTGCCGTGCTTCCGTAGGGGTCGTACTCACGCAAAACTCCCGCTATAGTGCCGCTGGTCGAAACCGTACGATTCGCTGTCATGCGGCCGAAATTGCCTGCGCTTGCCATCTTACTGCTTTCCTGTCTGCCGGTCCGGGCCATGGCGGCGGACTTCGTGGACCCCGAAACGCTGCGCGCCGGCGCCGCGGCGCCGATCGCCCCGCCGGACTGGATCGCCGCGGAATACCTGGAACAGGATCCCGCGCCGGGCGATGCGGCCGCGCGCCTGCTGGCGGCCGCGCAGGCCGGCCAGCACGACGTTCGGACTACCGCCGCGATCCTGGCCGAGATCGAGCGCTACCTGGCGCTGGATCCCTACGGGCGCGCCCGCTACATCGCCGATGCCCGCTGGCAGGGCTGGGGCCACGAACGCTATAACACCTACTGGCTCGAGCGGGCGGCGGCGATGCTCGGCGACGGCGATCTGGCCGGCGCGGAGCGCGCACTGCGGCACCTGCGCAAGCCCTGGAGCGACGCCGTGGCGGCGCGCCGCTACTCGCTGTGGGGGCAGCTATATCTGCGCCAGGCCAATTACGCCCACGCCGCTGTAGCGCTGGAAAAGCAGGCCCGCATGGCCGGTGACGGCCTGTTCGATCACTACAACTTCGCCTACGCGCTCTTGCAGATCGGTGACCGCGAGCGTGCGCTGGCGGTGCTCGACGACATCGGCCTGCTGGCGGTCGAGACCGAGGACCACCGCGCGTTGCGCGACCGCGCCAACCTGGCCTTGGGCTGGTACTGGCTGGCGCAGGACCAGGGCGGGACGGCGCGCGCGTTCTTCCGCCGCGTACGGCTGGAAGGGCCGTTCTCGAACCTGTCCCTGCTGGGACTGGGCTGGGCCGAACTCGCCGCCGACGGGCAGCGACAACACGCGCGTTTCAAGCGCCGCGTGCTGTGCGAGAAACCGGAGGTACCGCCGGATGCGCTGATGCGCCTGCTGTCGGATCGCTACGCGGCCTGCCGGCCGGGCGAGCTGCCGGGCGTATTCGACATCACCCACGATTTCGCCTTCGACACCGCCGCGCATGGCACCGGGCGCTATCTCGAGGCCTTGCGGCCCTGGCGCGAGCTGGCCCGTCGCGACGTGCAGGACCCGGCAGTGCAGGAGGCGCTGCTGGCCATGGGCTACGCACATGAAAAGCGCGGGGCGCCGGCCGAGGCCGAGCAGGCTTATCGTGCCGCGGTCGCCCGATTCGAGACGGAGACGGCGCGCCTGACGGCGTTGGCGTCGGCGTTGCGCGACCCGGCGCAGGATCCGCTGCAGGCGCTGGCCCGCCACGCGCGCCCGCGGGAATTCGCGACGCTGCGCAGCAGCCGGGAGGTCACGCGCCTGCTCGAACTGTACGACGCCCTGCGCCAGGTGGAAGCGCGCGTGGCCGGCGCCGGGCCGTCCGTGCCGGCGGAACTGCAGGACCGACTGACCCGGCTGAACGCGGAAACCGCCGCCGTGCGCAGCTCCGTGGACGCGGAATTGCGACGCCGGCTGCTCGACGAGCTCGGCGCGCGCCGCACGCGCCTGGATCACTACCACTCACGCGCCCGCCTGGCACTTGCGCAGCTCTACGATCGCAAGGCCCGGCCCTGACAGGCCGTCGAAAAACGACCAGACTATCGGTTAACGGCTTCGGTTAAGGCGTGGCCCTGAGCGGCACGTGCATAGTCGCGGCCGATGTACAGGTACATCGCCGGCACCACGTACAGCGTGAACAGCGTACCGATGGTCATGCCGGCGGCGATCACCATGCCCATCGAGAAGCGCGCCGCGGCGCCGGGCCCCGAGGCGATCAGCAGCGGGAACATGGCGACCACCAGTGCGGCGGTGGTCATCAGGATCGGCCGCATGCGGATGGCGGCGGCCTCCTCGATGGCCTCGCGCTTGGACAGGCCCTGCAGCTGCAGCTTGTTGGCGAACTCCACGATGAGGATGCCGTGCTTGGAGATCACGCCGATCAGCGTCACCAGGCCGACCTGCGTGTAGATGTTCAGCGTCATGCCCGGGAAATCCGTCAGCCGGAGGTTGTTGGTCAGGCCGAACAGGTTGATCACCAGCAGTGCGCCGCTGATGGACATCGGTACGGTCACCAGCATGATCAGCGGGTCGCGGAAGCTCTCGAACTGCGCCGCCAGCACCAGGTAGATGATGATCAGCGCGAACACGAAGGTGGCGGCCAGCGCTGCACCTTCCTGCTTGAACTGCCGCGAGGGGCCGGCGTAGTCGATCTGGAAGCTGGCCGGCGCCAGCTCGGCTGCCAGATCCTCGAAGATCTTCAGCGCCGCACCCTGGGTCACCCCGGGCTTGGGTACGGCAATGAGGGTGTCGGCGTTGAGCTGCTGGAAGTGCTCAATGGTGCGTGGCACGGTGCGCTCGCTGATCGTGACCAGCGTCGAGATCGGAATCAGGTCGCCGTTGGCGGCGCGGGTGTAATAGCCCTCCAGCTGCGCGGGGTTGAGGCGCTCGCCGCGCTCGACCTGCTGGATCACCTTGTACGAGCGGCTCTGGAAATCGAAGCGGTTGATCTCGCCGCCCGCCAGCAGCGCCGAGAGGTCGGCGCTGAGCTGGTCCATGTCCACGCCGAGCAGCGCAGCCTTGTCGCGGTCGATGTGGATGGTCGCCTCGGGGCGGTCGATGCGCAGCCGCGGGGCCACGAACCAGAACTGCTTGGTGGCCATGGCGCGCGCCACGATCTCGTTGCTCACTTGGCTGATTTCCTGCGGTGAGGCAGTGGATTTGAGCACGAACTCCACCGGGTAGCCCTGGCCGGGCGTGGGCAGCGGCGGGGGCGAGATGCCGGCCCAGCGGATGCCGGGGATGGCCTGCATCTGCGGCGTCAAGGATTCCAGCACGTCCTTGGTCGAGCGCTCGCGCTCGGTCCAGGGCTTCATCACCATGCCCATGAAGCCGGTGTTGGTGCTGCCGGTCTCGCCGACGCTGAAGGTGAAGATGTGGTCCACGTCCGGGTCGGACAGGGTGATTTTCTGCGCCTCGGCGAAGTACTGGTCGAGATACTCCTGCGAGGAGTAGCCGTCGGTCTCCGAGATCGAGAAGGCAAACCCGAAGTCCTCCTCCGGTGCGAGCTCGTTGGGGGTGCCCAGATACAGGAATACGCAAGACGCGAGCACGACGACACCGAACACCAGGATCACGAGGCGGGTGTCGAGCGCGCTGTGCAGGCGGCGCTGATAGGCCTGTTTCCAGGTCTCAAAGCGCGCATCCAGCCAGTCGGCCAGCTTGCCTTCCCCGTGCGCGGGCTTGAGAAGTCTGGCGCACATCATCGGCGTGAGCGTGAGCGCGATGACGCCGGAGATGAGCACCGCGCCGGCCAGGGTGAAGGCGAACTCGGTGAACAGTTTTCCGGTGATGCCGGTCAGGAAACCAATCGGCGCGTACACCGCCACCAGGGTGATGGTCATGGCGATCACCGGCCCGACCAGCTCGCGCGCGCCCTTGATGGCGGCGTCGAAGGGCTGCATACCCTCCTCGATGTGGCGGTGCACGTTCTCTAGCACGATGATGGCGTCGTCCACCACCATACCGATCGCCAGCACCATGGCCAGCAGCGTCAAAAGGTTGATGGTGAAGCCGAGCACGAACATCAGGAACAGCGCGCCGATCAGCGACAGCGGCACCGTCACCGCCGGGATGAAGGAGCTGCGCACCGAGCCGAGGAACAGGAAGATGACGATGATGACGATGATCACCGCCTCGGCCAGCGTTTTCTGCACCTCGCTGATCGCCTCGCGGATGTACAGCGTACTGTCGTAACCGATCTGCGCGTCCAGGCCCTCCGGCAGCTGCTTGACGATCTCCGGCCACACGCGGTTGACCTCGGCGATGACGTCGAGCACGTTGGCCTCGGGGCGTACGTCGATGCCGATGAAGATCGCCGGGTCGCCGTCCCAGCCGGCGCCGCCGTCGTAGGTCTCCGAGCCGAGGATGACGTTGGCCACGTCGCCCAGGCGCACCACCGACTCGCCGTCGCTCTTGACCACCAGCTGCTTGAATTCCTCCGGGGTGCGTAGGTCGGTGCGCGCCGACAGTCCGATGCGCACGTAATTGCCCTTGGTCTCGCCGACTGCCGACAGCACGTTCTGC
It contains:
- a CDS encoding hotdog fold thioesterase, translating into MSTTPTEARQTLVSTLVETLGIEIVERDPRRVVATMPVAPPVHQPFGILHGGASVALAETVASMAGWLNVDQAKEMVVGLEINANHLRTKRDGVVTAVATPIHIGRRTQVWDIRIADEDGKPVCVSRCTLAVVPRV
- a CDS encoding efflux RND transporter permease subunit; this encodes MHFTDIFIQRPVLATVISLVILLLGLRAGFDLTVREYPELQNAQITVTVAYPGADPALMEGFVTTPLERSIATADGIDFLTSSTGQGVSVITANLRLDKDPNEALTEISAKVNKLRNQLPEGSEDPIIEVAEGGGTSAMYMSFYSKVLDKSQITDYLIRVVEPQLSSIPGVEKANIIGARTYAMRIWLKPDRLTAHNLTASEVYARIRGQNVLSAVGETKGNYVRIGLSARTDLRTPEEFKQLVVKSDGESVVRLGDVANVILGSETYDGGAGWDGDPAIFIGIDVRPEANVLDVIAEVNRVWPEIVKQLPEGLDAQIGYDSTLYIREAISEVQKTLAEAVIIVIIVIFLFLGSVRSSFIPAVTVPLSLIGALFLMFVLGFTINLLTLLAMVLAIGMVVDDAIIVLENVHRHIEEGMQPFDAAIKGARELVGPVIAMTITLVAVYAPIGFLTGITGKLFTEFAFTLAGAVLISGVIALTLTPMMCARLLKPAHGEGKLADWLDARFETWKQAYQRRLHSALDTRLVILVFGVVVLASCVFLYLGTPNELAPEEDFGFAFSISETDGYSSQEYLDQYFAEAQKITLSDPDVDHIFTFSVGETGSTNTGFMGMVMKPWTERERSTKDVLESLTPQMQAIPGIRWAGISPPPLPTPGQGYPVEFVLKSTASPQEISQVSNEIVARAMATKQFWFVAPRLRIDRPEATIHIDRDKAALLGVDMDQLSADLSALLAGGEINRFDFQSRSYKVIQQVERGERLNPAQLEGYYTRAANGDLIPISTLVTISERTVPRTIEHFQQLNADTLIAVPKPGVTQGAALKIFEDLAAELAPASFQIDYAGPSRQFKQEGAALAATFVFALIIIYLVLAAQFESFRDPLIMLVTVPMSISGALLVINLFGLTNNLRLTDFPGMTLNIYTQVGLVTLIGVISKHGILIVEFANKLQLQGLSKREAIEEAAAIRMRPILMTTAALVVAMFPLLIASGPGAAARFSMGMVIAAGMTIGTLFTLYVVPAMYLYIGRDYARAAQGHALTEAVNR